The region TAACATCGTTAGCGTGCGTGAAGTGCGTCCTTAGTCTTATAACCAAATAAGACGCGCACGAAGCGCGTCGGATTAACCGTCAGGCAGATATAACACAGGAGAGTTTACTATGAGTGTGTTTAGCGCCCTTGTCACCGGTGTGTCTGGATTAAATGCCCAGTCTCAAGCCTTGGCAACTATTTCCGATAACATCGCTAACGTGAATACGGTTGGTTATAAACGCGTTATTACGCGCTTTTCAACCTTGGTTACGCAATCCAACGCACGCGTCCACTCTCCTGGCGGTGTCAGCTCGAACCCGATGCACTTGACCACCGCGCAAGGCTTGTTGCAAGCAACCGGCGGCGAAACCGATGTCGGCATCGAAGGCTCCGGTTTCTTCGTCGTCAATAAAAGCAGCGTCCCCGCCGCCGGCGATGAATATTTATTCACCCGCGCCGGACAATTCGTTCCCGACAGCGAAGGTTATTTGAAAAATACCGCGGGCATGTATTTGCAAGGCTGGATATTGGATGCAAGCGGTAACTTGCCGACAAACACCAGTAACGTGACCACATTATCCACCATTAATTTATCCAACATTACCGGCGCTGCCCGCGCTACGACCGCGGTTTCCATGGGCTTAAACTTGCCTGCGAACGCAACCACCGGCCAACAGCAAACATCGCAAGTTACGATGTACGATTCACTTGGCGTTGCGCGCAGCGTAACCTTGAACTGGACCAAGACTTCAACGAATAACCAGTGGGAATTGACCTTTACCACCCCTGGCGGTTCGATGGCCGGTTTATATTCCGAAGATGCCACCACATTTAACGCTAACAACCTTGATGGTTCTGGCGTGTCGCCTGCCAACCGTGTCATGGTAACCTTTGACAGCAGCGGCAATCTGAACAACATGACTTACGGCGGTACATCCGTAATTGCCAACGAAGGAACCAGCTGGGAAGGTAAAGTCAGATTCCGCTTTAACTATAGTGCCAGCGGCGCTTCCGCCACCCAAAACATCGACTTTAATTTTGGCGCCGCAGTCGCAGAACCTGTAACTCCGGCATTGACATCTCAGGTAACCCAAGTCGGTACCGAATTCGATCCGCGCTTTGCCAACCAAGACGGCGTTGCCCCGGGCTCCTATAGCGGTATCAACATTACCGCCGACGGAACTTTGTTCGCCCTGTTCAGCAACGGTGAAACCAGACCGGTTTATCGCATCGCTTTGGCAAATTTCCCAGCCGCCACCGCTCTGGAAGCAAAAAACGGCAACGCCTATGCTCAAACCGCTAACTCTGGCGCTTATATTCTCAGCGTTCCGGCATCGGGCGGTTATGGACGAATTGCAGCGAACAGCTTGGAAGCTTCTAAGGTGGATATCGCCGAAGAATTCTCCAATATGATTCTGACGCAGCGTGCCTATTCGGCGAACACCAAAGTTATCAGTACCGCCGATAACATGCTCGAAGAGCTGATCCGCACAATTTCGTAAGTTTTTAAAGCCAACCTCTAAGTTTCTACTCCCCCCTAGATCCCGACCCTTAAAAAAGGTCGGGGTTTTTTTAATTTTGTATAGAAATTGCATATATATAAGTATGTATGTGCAAGTAAGAGATGAAGCTGTGCGTTCTATGTCAGACTGTATTCCAACCTATTGATATAGAAGCGTAATATTGAGTTGCACATTTAACACGTTTTCATCGCTATTGGCTGTATTGGGAAAAAAACTCCAGCCAAAGTAGGCAAATTTTGCCCGATGTTAACTTTTTGTTCATTATACTGGAGCTAAGAATAAGAAAAGAGGCCGGGATTTTAACCAAAGTAAATTGGTTAAGATTACAGGTCTTAAGAATTTGAATTGGGAGTATTGTCCGTGAGCTTCGCTGGTACCCTTCGCAACCTAGGCCCTTCCCGTTTAGCCCCGATCGGCCTTGTCATGATCGGCCTTGTGGCGTTTTTCGTCTACATGGCTTCGCGCTTTACGACACCCAACTTGCAACTTCTTTATAATGATTTGGATCCCAAAGATTCAGGTTCGATTGTTGCCAAGTTAGAAGGCATGAATATCCCGGTGCAAATTAAAGGCGATGGGACTCAAATATACGTTCCAGGCGATCAAGTCGCAAAGCTCCGTATGCTGTTGGCGCAAGAAGGCCTGCCCCGTGGCGGCAGCATGGGATATGAAATTTTTGATAAGACCGACGGCCTGTCCACCAGCAGTTTTGTACAAAATATAAATTTAGTGCGCGCGCTGGAAGGCGAATTGGCCCGTACAATTTCCTCTTTAGGCCCAGTAAAATCCGCGCGGGTGCATTTGGTGCTGCCACAACGCGAAGTATTCAGCCGCCAAAAACAAGAGCCAAGCGCTTCGATCGTTTTGCAAATGCGTTCCGGACGTCTGGAAAGTTCTCAGGTCGCAGCCATACAGCATTTAGTCGCCGCAGCAGTTCCCGGATTGAAACCAACTCAAATTTCAATTATCGACGATAAGGGCACTTTGCTTGCCAGAGGCGGTGGAGATGAATCTTACAGCTCCAGCCTAAGCAGCGCCGAAGAAGCCCGCGTATCGTTGGAACGCCGTATGTCCGGCGAAATTGAATCGCTGCTTGAAAAATCGATTGGCCCCGGCAAGGTTCGCGCCGAAGTAACGGCGGAAATGGATTTTGACCGCATTACCATGAATTCGGAAATTTACGATCCGGAAAGCCGCGTGGTGCGTTCGCAACAAACCGAAGAAGAATCCGGCCAAAGTCAGGAAGGCAGCGCTGGCGGAACCGTCAGCGTCGCCAATAATATTCCAAACGGCGCCCCTGCCCCAGGCACCGAAGCCGCCGGTTCGAACAGCAATAAAAACAACCGCACATCGGAAACCATCAATTATGAAATTTCTAAAACCGTCAAACAACAGGTCAAAGAAAGCGGCCAAGTAAAAAAATTGTCGGTCGCGGTTTTGGTTGACGGTACTTATACCAAAAACGACAAAGGCGAAGAAACTTATGCCCCGCGCAGCGAAGACAATTTAAAGCAATTGGAATCGTTGGTCAAAACCGCGATCGGATTTAATGAAGAACGTGGCGACGTGGTGCAAGTGGTCAATATGCAATTTGTATCCCCCGTTACATCCGGCGAAGGCGTTTCTTCGGACGAAGCCGCAGGCGGCATGATGGGATTCAGCAACGCAGAAATCATGAAACTGGTTGAAACCGTGGTTATGGGACTTGTCGGCATTCTGGCTTTGCTGCTTGTTGTTCGCCCGATGATGATGCGCGCGCTGGAACCTGCCGGTGCTGGCGGCGCCAGGATCGCCCGTGGCGGCGGTCTCCCGCAATTGACCGGCCCGATGGGTGGCGGCGATGGCGGCGGCGATATGCCGGAAATGGAAATCAAAAATTCCGAACTTGAGGAAATGATCAATATGAAGCAGATCGAAGGCCGTATTAAGGCTTCTTCCTTGAAACGGATCAGCGAAATCGTTGAAAAGCATCCAGAAGAAACTTTATCCATTATCCGTACCTGGTTATACCAAGGCAAACGGGATCATAACGAATAAGGGCGCGAGCAATGTCTGAACAAAGAACCTTAAACGGTCCGGAAAAAGCAGCCTTGCTGATGCTAACCATCGGCGAGGAAAACGCGGGCAAGCTGTTTTCGATGATGCATGACGACGAAATTCGGGAATTGTCGCAACACATGTCTTCCCTTGGGTCGGTTGGATCAAACGTAACCGAAAAACTGGTTATGGAATTTGCCGAAAACTTTTCAACTGCTGGCGCCGTTGGTTCGTACGAAACAGCCGAACGTTTGCTTGGCAAGGTTCTGGATAAAAGCCGCTTGGACAACATTATGGACGAGATCCGGGGTCCCGCCGGCCGTACATTGTGGGACAAGCTGGATAACGTTAATGAAAACATTCTTGCCAACTATTTGAAAAACGAATATCCGCAAACAGTGGCGGTTGTTTTATCCAAGGTATCCCCTCCTCACGCCGCCAAGGTGTTGGGCGTTTTGCCGGAAAACTTTTCGATGGAAGTCATCATGCGCATGTTGCGCATGGAAACCGTGCAGAAAGACGTTTTATCGGACGTAGAAAAAACTCTGCGTTCCGAATTTATGAGCAACTTGGCCCGTTCATCGCGCCGCGATCCGCACGAAGTTATGGCCGAGATTTTCAACAGCTTCGACCGCAATACCGAAGCGCGGTTCATGGGCTCGCTCGAAGAACGGCATCGCGACGCCGCCGATAAAATTAAGGCATTGATGTTCACCTTCGACGATCTGGCCCGCTTGGATGGCGGATCGATCCAAACCTTGCTGAAAGTGGTGGAAAAAGACAAATTGCCACGCGCCTTAAAAGGCGCCTCTCAAACGATTCGCGATCTGTTTTTCAGCAATATGTCGGAACGCGCCGCAAAAATCATGAAAGAAGATATGGATGGCCTTGGCCCCGTGCGTTTGCGCGAGGTTGACGAGGCGCAAATTTACATCGTTACTGTCGCCAAAGATTTGGCCGCCAAAGGCGAAATCGTCATCGCAGCCGAAGGCGGAGACGATCAACTGATTTACTAGGAACCTTAATGTCCGCAACCGCAGAACAAAAAACCGCGCATAAATTCATCTTCGAAACCAGTTTCGACGATCCCGCCAGCGCGGCCCAGGACGACAAACCGAACGAAGCACTGGAAGCGCTGAAAAAACAAGCTTTTGCGGCCGGCCAACAAGCGGCCCTGCAAAGCATTGAACGCCAAACCGGCGAGATTTGCGCCCATGTTTTAAAGCATATGCAGCATATCACATCGCAATATGCCTCAACTCAAGAAGCATTGATGTACAAATCGCTGTCGGTTGTCCTGTATTCCCTGCAAAAATTAATACCCGACTTGCTTAGCATGCAGGCCGAGGAACAAATTGAATCCACCGTAAAACAATGTCTGCGTTTCGCGCTGGATATGCCAAAATTGACCATCAAAGTATCGGATCAAATTTACGGTTCGGTGCAACCCCGTCTGCAAAGCATCTTTGCTGAATCCGGCTTTCAAGGCAAAGCCTCGATTACCGCCGATCCAACCTTGAAAATGGGCGATTGCCGCGTGGAATGGGGCAATGGCGGCATGGAAACCTTGCCGTCGCACATTTGGCAGCACATTCATAATATGTTGTATGAATGCTTGCCGAAAAACGTGGCTGAATCGATTCCAACCGATCTACAAGATCCACTGCCGCCAGAACCGGAACCAGAACCTGTTATCGAGGCTGCTGCCGAACCTATGGAGCAACCGCCGGAACAGACCGAAACATCCGAACAAAATATCGAAGCGGCGCCAGAATCCACGGAGCAACCGGCGGAAAATGAATCTTCGCCAGAACAACCAGTAACTGAACAAACTTCAATTGATGATGGGAGCAAATAATGGCTGATAATAACGATTTAAATTTAACGGAATTGCAAGAAGGCGGCGCAGCCCCTGCTGGCGGCGCCGAAGACGGATCTCGTGTGGCGCAATCCGCCCGCGATCTCGAGGCAATCGGATTAATTCCAGTCAAAGTTTCGGCCGTGTTGGGCCAGGCCACCATGCAGGTCAACCAATTGCTGAAACTTGGCCGTGGCGCGGTTGTGGAATTGGATCGCCGCGTCGGCGAAGCCATCGATATTTATGTCAATAACCGCCTGGTCGCGCGCGGCGAGGTTGTGATCGTCGATGACCGCCTGGGCGTAACCATGACCGAGATTATCAAATCGGAGCAATCCAGCTAATTTCGCGAGTAAGAGAGAGTAAGACCAATGAGATTGTTAATTATCGGCAGCCTGAACGGGCACACATCAACAGCGGGAAAGATCGCGATCGAACGCGGCGCCAAAGTGTCCCATGTTGAAGACATCGATGCTGGCCTAACCGCCTTGCGCAATGGCCAAGGCGCGGATTTGATTATGATCGATGTCAAATTGAATGTTGGCCGCCTGATCAACGCGCTTAAAACCGAACGGATTCACCTGCCCGTGGTCGCCTGCGGCATTGGTAACGACACCAATGGCGCGGTTCAGGCCATTAAAGCAGGCGCGAAAGAATACGTGCCGCTGCCCGCCGACCCGAAATTGATTGCCGCGGTGTTGGAAGCGGTTACCGAAGAAACCACCAATATGATTTACCGCGATCCGGTTATGGTGCGCACCCTCGCCCTGGTCGATCAGATCGCAAGTTCCGATGCCAGCGTGCTGATAACCGGCGAATCGGGTACCGGCAAAGAAGTCATGGCCCGTTATATCCATGGCAAAAGCAAACGCATCGGCCAAAAATTTGTTTCCATCAATTGCGCCGCGATTCCGGAACATTTGCTGGAATCGGAATTGTTCGGCCATGAAAAAGGCGCCTTTACCGGCGCGGTGGCCCGGCGGATCGGCAAATTCGAAGAAGCTGACGGCGGCACCTTATTGCTGGATGAAATCAGCGAAATGCATCCAAATCTGCAAGCCAAGTTGCTGCGCGCGATCCAAGAACGCATGATCGACCGGGTTGGCGGCACCACCCCGGTAAAGGTCAATATTCGCGTAATCGCGACATCCAACCGCAACATGGAACAAGAAGTGCGCGAAGGTAAATTCCGCGAGGATTTGTATTTCCGATTAAACGTCGTCAATGTCCGTTTGCCATCGTTGCGCGAACGGCCAACCGATATTGAATTATTGGCCAATCATTTTATCAAAAAATATGCAGCGGCCAACGAAATGCCGGTCAAACCCTTGTCCGACGATGCGCGGCAAAAATTGATTTCACATGTCTGGCGCGGCAATGTGCGCGAGCTGGAAAACACTATGCACCGCGCCGTATTGCTGGCCGGCGGCCCAACCATCAACTCGGAAGCGATCGTGTTGAATATGAGCGCGGCCATGGCTGGCGGCATGCCGGAAAACATGATCGGCGGCTCAATCCCGGCGAAATTGTCTCCCGCCTCGCCCACGTCGCACAATAGCGGCGGCGAAGCTCCTCCTATGGTGGGCCGCACCGTCGCGGATGTGGAACGGGATTTGATTATTCAAACCTTGAACCACTGCCTGGGCAATCGCACCCATGCCGCGAATATTTTGGGAATTTCGATCCGCACTTTGCGGAATAAACTAAAACAATATAATGATGAAGGGATTGCCGTTCCGCCATCCGGCGAGAATGAGCGGGCCAGCGTTAACTCCTAATAGGTTAAGTCTATAGTCCTATGGCGGATGCCACCACTACGCAGAACCCAGCTTCTGCCGATTTTATGAATAATTTCTTCAAGCGCGGCGATATTGCGCTGGCGCTGGGCATTGTCTTTATTCTTAGCGTTTTAATTCTGCCGATGCCGACCTGGCTTTTGGACATCATGTTGGCTTTTTCCTTTAGCTTCTCGGTTTTGATTTTGATGACGGTTTTATTCATCAACCGTCCGCTGGACTTCAGCTCATTCCCTACCGTTATCTTGGTTTCCACGCTTTTACGCCTGTCGCTGAACCTGGCCTCGACCCGTTTGATTCTGGCGCATGGCCATGAAAGCACATCCGCCGCCGGACACGTTATCGAAGCATTCGGCAATTTCATTATGAGCGGGAATTTTGTCATTGGATTGATCGTGTTCTCGATCCTGGTGCTTGTAAACTTTGTCGTTATTACCAAAGGTTCCGGGCGTATTGCCGAGGTTTCCGCGCGTTTTACCTTGGATGCGATGCCCGGCAAACAAATGGCGATCGACGCGGATTTATCTTCCGGTTTGATCACCGAGGATGAAGCGCGGAAAAAACGCAAAGAAATCGAACAGGAAAGCGGATTTTACGGCGCCATGGACGGTGCGGCAAAATTCGTGCGTGGCGATGCGATTGCCGGCCTTATCATTACCGTCATTAATATTGTCGGTGGCATTATCATCGGCACCGCGCAAATGGGCCTGGATCTTAACCAAGCGACGCACAGTTACACTTTGCTGACGGTCGGCGATGGTCTGGTATCGCAAATTCCGGCGCTGATCGTTTCAACCGCATCCGGTTTGCTTGTCACCAAGGGCGGCGGCACCACCGGCTCTGCTGAAAAAGCCTTATTTTCGCAATTGGGCGGCTATCCCGCTGCGCTGGGATTGAGTTCGTTTTTAATGCTGACCATGGCTGCCCTGCCCGGCGTACCGTTCCTGCCATTTCTAATCTTAGGCGGAGGAATGGGCGGCTTGGCCTATATAGTCAATGAGAAAATTACCGAACAAAAAGTTACCGAAGAACGCAAGGCGGTAGAGGCTACAAAAACTCCTGTTTCCGAACAACCTATCGCTGCATCCTTGCAAATAGATTTAATCCGACTGGAATTGGGTTATGGACTGCTTAGCTTGATCAACAAGGATCGCGGCGTGGTGTTGACCGATCAGATCAAGGCTTTGCGCCGCCAACTGGCCAGCGAAATGGGGTTTGTATTGCCGTCCGTGCGCATTCAGGACAATTTGCAATTGGCCGCCAACAATTATGTGATTCGCATCAAAGAAATTGAGGCCGGACGCGGTGAAGTTCGCCCCAACATGTTTATGGTTATGGACCCGCGCGGCGAACCGATCGGCATGCCGGGCGAGGCCACCACCGAACCAACGTTTGGTTTGCCAGCCATGTGGATCAATGAAAATCTGAAAGAAGAAGCGCAATTCAAAAATTATACCGTGGTTGATCCCGCCACCGTCATCACCACGCATGTCACGGAACTGGTCAAAGATTACATGCCGGAATTGCTGTCCTTTACCGAAACCCAGAAATTACTGGACGAATTGGACAAAGATCAGCAAAAACTGGTTGCGGAAATCACCCCGGCGAAAATTTCCGTCGGCGGCATACAGCGCGTCTTACAAATATTGCTGGGCGAACGGATCAGCATCCGCGATCTGCCGACTATTTTGGAAGGCATTGCGGAGGCAACCGGCACATCGCGCAACGTGGCCACCATCGCCGAACATGTGCGCCATCGCCTTTCCCGTCAAATCAGCGAAGCCAACGTCAACATGGCCGGAATTATCCCGATCATGGCCCTTTCGCCGGAGTGGGAACAAGCATTCAGCGAGTCTATTATCGGCCAGGGCGACGAACGCCAATTGGCAATGCCGCCAAGCAAGTTGCAACAATTTATCGGCGATGTCCGGTCGAACTTTGACCGGATGGCGATGATGGGCGAAATGCCGGTATTGCTGACCAGCCCGGCGATCCGCCCATTCGTGCGTTCCATCATTGAACGGTTCCGTCCGCAAACGGTAGTATTGTCACAATTGGAAATTCATCCGAAAGCGAAAATTAAAACCTTGGGTCAAATCTGATGCGTATGCGGTCTTTCATAGCAGCCTCTGTCCCCGAAGCGATGGATATCGTCCGCCGCGAAATGGGCGATGACGCAGTTATCATTTCGCAAGGCCCGTCGCCCAACGGCAAGGGCGTCCAAATCACCGCTGCATCCGATAATGCTCCGCAGAATGAGCCCGTTTATCAAAACCCCGTCGATGTCATTGGCGAGGCATTGGACAAACACAGCACGCCGCGCAAATTGCAGGATAAAATTCTTACCCTTGTCGAGCGTTTGGAACTTGATGATCCGGTGATGGCGCTTGCCGGTGCATTCG is a window of Alphaproteobacteria bacterium DNA encoding:
- the flgE gene encoding flagellar hook protein FlgE; the protein is MSVFSALVTGVSGLNAQSQALATISDNIANVNTVGYKRVITRFSTLVTQSNARVHSPGGVSSNPMHLTTAQGLLQATGGETDVGIEGSGFFVVNKSSVPAAGDEYLFTRAGQFVPDSEGYLKNTAGMYLQGWILDASGNLPTNTSNVTTLSTINLSNITGAARATTAVSMGLNLPANATTGQQQTSQVTMYDSLGVARSVTLNWTKTSTNNQWELTFTTPGGSMAGLYSEDATTFNANNLDGSGVSPANRVMVTFDSSGNLNNMTYGGTSVIANEGTSWEGKVRFRFNYSASGASATQNIDFNFGAAVAEPVTPALTSQVTQVGTEFDPRFANQDGVAPGSYSGINITADGTLFALFSNGETRPVYRIALANFPAATALEAKNGNAYAQTANSGAYILSVPASGGYGRIAANSLEASKVDIAEEFSNMILTQRAYSANTKVISTADNMLEELIRTIS
- the fliF gene encoding flagellar M-ring protein FliF → MGVLSVSFAGTLRNLGPSRLAPIGLVMIGLVAFFVYMASRFTTPNLQLLYNDLDPKDSGSIVAKLEGMNIPVQIKGDGTQIYVPGDQVAKLRMLLAQEGLPRGGSMGYEIFDKTDGLSTSSFVQNINLVRALEGELARTISSLGPVKSARVHLVLPQREVFSRQKQEPSASIVLQMRSGRLESSQVAAIQHLVAAAVPGLKPTQISIIDDKGTLLARGGGDESYSSSLSSAEEARVSLERRMSGEIESLLEKSIGPGKVRAEVTAEMDFDRITMNSEIYDPESRVVRSQQTEEESGQSQEGSAGGTVSVANNIPNGAPAPGTEAAGSNSNKNNRTSETINYEISKTVKQQVKESGQVKKLSVAVLVDGTYTKNDKGEETYAPRSEDNLKQLESLVKTAIGFNEERGDVVQVVNMQFVSPVTSGEGVSSDEAAGGMMGFSNAEIMKLVETVVMGLVGILALLLVVRPMMMRALEPAGAGGARIARGGGLPQLTGPMGGGDGGGDMPEMEIKNSELEEMINMKQIEGRIKASSLKRISEIVEKHPEETLSIIRTWLYQGKRDHNE
- the fliG gene encoding flagellar motor switch protein FliG gives rise to the protein MSEQRTLNGPEKAALLMLTIGEENAGKLFSMMHDDEIRELSQHMSSLGSVGSNVTEKLVMEFAENFSTAGAVGSYETAERLLGKVLDKSRLDNIMDEIRGPAGRTLWDKLDNVNENILANYLKNEYPQTVAVVLSKVSPPHAAKVLGVLPENFSMEVIMRMLRMETVQKDVLSDVEKTLRSEFMSNLARSSRRDPHEVMAEIFNSFDRNTEARFMGSLEERHRDAADKIKALMFTFDDLARLDGGSIQTLLKVVEKDKLPRALKGASQTIRDLFFSNMSERAAKIMKEDMDGLGPVRLREVDEAQIYIVTVAKDLAAKGEIVIAAEGGDDQLIY
- the fliN gene encoding flagellar motor switch protein FliN, giving the protein MADNNDLNLTELQEGGAAPAGGAEDGSRVAQSARDLEAIGLIPVKVSAVLGQATMQVNQLLKLGRGAVVELDRRVGEAIDIYVNNRLVARGEVVIVDDRLGVTMTEIIKSEQSS
- a CDS encoding sigma-54-dependent Fis family transcriptional regulator, which produces MRLLIIGSLNGHTSTAGKIAIERGAKVSHVEDIDAGLTALRNGQGADLIMIDVKLNVGRLINALKTERIHLPVVACGIGNDTNGAVQAIKAGAKEYVPLPADPKLIAAVLEAVTEETTNMIYRDPVMVRTLALVDQIASSDASVLITGESGTGKEVMARYIHGKSKRIGQKFVSINCAAIPEHLLESELFGHEKGAFTGAVARRIGKFEEADGGTLLLDEISEMHPNLQAKLLRAIQERMIDRVGGTTPVKVNIRVIATSNRNMEQEVREGKFREDLYFRLNVVNVRLPSLRERPTDIELLANHFIKKYAAANEMPVKPLSDDARQKLISHVWRGNVRELENTMHRAVLLAGGPTINSEAIVLNMSAAMAGGMPENMIGGSIPAKLSPASPTSHNSGGEAPPMVGRTVADVERDLIIQTLNHCLGNRTHAANILGISIRTLRNKLKQYNDEGIAVPPSGENERASVNS
- the flhA gene encoding flagellar biosynthesis protein FlhA, producing the protein MADATTTQNPASADFMNNFFKRGDIALALGIVFILSVLILPMPTWLLDIMLAFSFSFSVLILMTVLFINRPLDFSSFPTVILVSTLLRLSLNLASTRLILAHGHESTSAAGHVIEAFGNFIMSGNFVIGLIVFSILVLVNFVVITKGSGRIAEVSARFTLDAMPGKQMAIDADLSSGLITEDEARKKRKEIEQESGFYGAMDGAAKFVRGDAIAGLIITVINIVGGIIIGTAQMGLDLNQATHSYTLLTVGDGLVSQIPALIVSTASGLLVTKGGGTTGSAEKALFSQLGGYPAALGLSSFLMLTMAALPGVPFLPFLILGGGMGGLAYIVNEKITEQKVTEERKAVEATKTPVSEQPIAASLQIDLIRLELGYGLLSLINKDRGVVLTDQIKALRRQLASEMGFVLPSVRIQDNLQLAANNYVIRIKEIEAGRGEVRPNMFMVMDPRGEPIGMPGEATTEPTFGLPAMWINENLKEEAQFKNYTVVDPATVITTHVTELVKDYMPELLSFTETQKLLDELDKDQQKLVAEITPAKISVGGIQRVLQILLGERISIRDLPTILEGIAEATGTSRNVATIAEHVRHRLSRQISEANVNMAGIIPIMALSPEWEQAFSESIIGQGDERQLAMPPSKLQQFIGDVRSNFDRMAMMGEMPVLLTSPAIRPFVRSIIERFRPQTVVLSQLEIHPKAKIKTLGQI